Proteins from a genomic interval of Streptomyces sp. Tu6071:
- a CDS encoding peptidylprolyl isomerase, whose product MAEQLYATLKTTFGDIQVRLLPNHAPKTVANFVELAKGEREWVNPATGEKTNAPLYDGTIFHRVIENFMIQGGDPLGNGTGGPGYQFADEFHPDLRFDREYLLAMANAGPGTNGSQFFITVSKPDWLNNKHTIFGAVEDEASQKVVDAIATTDTNPRTDRPLKDAVIEHVVIESR is encoded by the coding sequence GTGGCTGAGCAGCTTTACGCCACCCTCAAGACCACCTTCGGCGACATCCAGGTCCGGCTGCTGCCGAACCACGCCCCGAAGACGGTCGCGAACTTCGTCGAGCTGGCCAAGGGCGAGCGCGAGTGGGTCAACCCGGCGACCGGCGAGAAGACCAACGCGCCGCTCTACGACGGCACGATCTTCCACCGCGTGATCGAGAACTTCATGATCCAGGGCGGGGACCCGCTCGGCAACGGCACCGGCGGCCCCGGCTACCAGTTCGCCGACGAGTTCCACCCCGACCTGCGCTTCGACCGCGAGTACCTGCTCGCCATGGCGAACGCGGGTCCGGGCACCAACGGCTCGCAGTTCTTCATCACCGTGAGCAAGCCGGACTGGCTGAACAACAAGCACACGATCTTCGGCGCGGTCGAGGACGAGGCGAGCCAGAAGGTCGTCGACGCGATCGCCACCACCGACACCAACCCGCGCACCGACCGTCCGCTCAAGGACGCCGTCATCGAGCACGTGGTGATCGAGAGCCGCTGA
- a CDS encoding DUF5324 family protein codes for MTRIDSVRAATGSARESVQHAAEAVAPYADTARERAALYAGEARARLAPKVAQAADQAKVQYDAYLAPRLEQARTHIPPRFDEAAQQAAVQARKAAKHTRKAAHQAADYSRPRIEQARAAATPVAEEASARSAAALAALRGQVSPKDVKKLAKKNQRRRGGGFFKGIAVVTLLAGGAYAAWKWWDKQANPDWLVEPPAPTEVPEDGSHLSAVDGSLDAESPSSAEPKG; via the coding sequence GTGACACGCATCGACAGCGTGCGCGCCGCGACGGGCTCGGCGAGGGAGAGCGTGCAGCACGCCGCGGAAGCGGTTGCTCCCTACGCCGACACCGCCCGAGAGCGCGCCGCACTCTACGCCGGAGAGGCCCGCGCCCGGCTCGCGCCGAAGGTCGCCCAGGCCGCCGACCAGGCCAAGGTCCAGTACGACGCCTACCTGGCCCCGCGCCTGGAGCAGGCCCGTACCCACATCCCGCCGCGCTTCGACGAAGCGGCGCAACAGGCCGCGGTCCAGGCCCGCAAGGCGGCCAAGCACACCCGTAAGGCGGCCCACCAGGCCGCCGACTACTCGCGTCCGCGCATCGAGCAGGCACGCGCCGCCGCGACCCCGGTCGCGGAGGAGGCGAGCGCGCGCAGCGCCGCGGCACTCGCCGCACTGCGCGGCCAGGTCTCGCCGAAGGACGTGAAGAAGCTCGCCAAGAAGAACCAGCGCCGTCGCGGCGGCGGCTTCTTCAAGGGCATCGCCGTCGTCACCCTGCTCGCGGGCGGCGCCTACGCCGCCTGGAAGTGGTGGGACAAGCAGGCGAACCCGGACTGGCTCGTCGAGCCCCCGGCCCCCACCGAGGTCCCGGAGGACGGCAGCCACCTGAGCGCGGTCGACGGGAGCCTCGACGCCGAATCCCCGTCGAGCGCCGAGCCGAAGGGCTGA
- a CDS encoding helix-turn-helix domain-containing protein, giving the protein MDAAHQEAAARAATAESARLPQPAAESARLPQENVPEAARAHEDRDRHQETAAKSRELQRVWYGEPLGTLFRRLIDDLGLNQARLAAVLGLSAPMLSQLMSGQRAKIGNPSVVQRVQLLQDLAAQVADGSVPAAEATVRMDEIRASRGGSVLSTGQTGSTSGGAPTVRRVVREMQALLRSVASAQDIVAAAALIADDHPELAELLRVYGAGRTSEAIDHYATHQG; this is encoded by the coding sequence ATGGACGCAGCACACCAGGAAGCGGCGGCGAGAGCGGCGACGGCGGAGAGCGCCCGGCTCCCGCAGCCCGCCGCGGAGAGCGCCCGGCTCCCGCAGGAGAACGTCCCGGAGGCGGCACGCGCGCACGAGGACCGGGACCGTCATCAGGAAACCGCCGCGAAGTCACGGGAGTTGCAGCGCGTCTGGTACGGGGAGCCGCTCGGCACGCTCTTCCGCCGTCTCATCGACGACCTCGGCCTCAACCAGGCCCGCCTCGCCGCCGTCCTCGGCCTCTCCGCGCCGATGCTCTCGCAGCTCATGAGCGGCCAGCGCGCCAAGATCGGCAACCCGAGCGTCGTCCAACGGGTCCAGCTCCTCCAGGACCTCGCGGCGCAGGTCGCCGACGGCAGCGTTCCCGCGGCCGAGGCCACCGTGCGCATGGACGAGATCCGCGCCTCGCGCGGCGGCTCCGTGCTCTCGACGGGCCAGACCGGCTCGACGAGCGGCGGAGCCCCCACCGTGCGCCGCGTCGTCCGCGAGATGCAGGCCCTCCTGCGCTCGGTCGCCTCCGCACAGGACATCGTCGCCGCCGCCGCGCTCATCGCCGACGACCACCCCGAACTCGCCGAACTGCTGCGGGTCTACGGGGCCGGGCGCACCTCGGAGGCCATCGACCACTACGCCACCCACCAGGGCTGA
- a CDS encoding serine/threonine-protein kinase: MAEIFAGRYVLADPIGRGGAGAVWRAWDRRRRRYVAAKVLHRRDAHTLLRFVREQALRIDHPHVLAPRSWAADDEQVLFTMDLARGGSVERLVGDYGPLPPAYVCVLLDQLLAGLGAVHAEGVVHRDVKPANLLLEATGTGPPHLWLSDFGIAAHRDEPRLTEPDHVVGTPGWIAPEQLLGAEPDVPADLYAAGLVAIHLLTGGRPDAQGLVSAYARGVPPAPRDVPAPLWSVLGPLLHPDPQHRFRTATAVRKALAEAARLLPGTGTYEEPIEVFDQLGPPPPGFTEQGPLPRPFDPEVPYGESAPPSAHGTTPPSASLPHAAPTTTVARPVPPPPAHPPAPAPAAPHPAAPERRRGGGPPARVAVPVLLLALLCFAVGFWALTQAP; the protein is encoded by the coding sequence GTGGCCGAGATCTTCGCGGGCCGCTACGTCCTCGCCGACCCCATCGGGCGCGGCGGCGCGGGCGCCGTCTGGCGCGCCTGGGACCGGCGACGCCGCCGCTACGTCGCGGCGAAGGTGCTGCACCGCCGCGACGCGCACACGCTGCTGCGCTTCGTACGGGAACAGGCCCTGCGCATCGACCACCCGCACGTCCTCGCCCCGCGCAGCTGGGCCGCCGACGACGAGCAGGTCCTCTTCACGATGGACCTCGCGCGCGGCGGCAGCGTCGAGCGCCTCGTCGGCGACTACGGGCCCCTGCCGCCCGCGTACGTGTGCGTCCTGCTCGACCAGCTCCTCGCCGGGCTCGGCGCGGTGCACGCCGAGGGCGTCGTCCACCGCGACGTGAAACCGGCGAACCTCCTCCTCGAAGCGACCGGCACCGGCCCTCCGCACCTGTGGCTCTCCGATTTCGGCATCGCGGCGCACCGCGACGAACCGCGCCTGACCGAACCGGACCACGTCGTCGGCACCCCCGGCTGGATCGCCCCCGAACAGCTCCTCGGCGCCGAACCGGACGTACCCGCCGACCTCTACGCCGCCGGGCTCGTCGCGATCCACCTCCTCACCGGCGGCCGTCCCGACGCGCAGGGCCTCGTCTCGGCCTACGCGCGCGGCGTCCCGCCCGCCCCGCGCGACGTCCCCGCGCCGCTGTGGAGCGTGCTCGGCCCGCTCCTGCACCCCGATCCGCAGCACCGCTTCCGTACCGCGACGGCCGTGCGCAAGGCGCTCGCCGAGGCCGCGCGGCTCCTGCCGGGCACGGGCACGTACGAGGAGCCCATCGAGGTCTTCGACCAACTCGGCCCGCCCCCGCCCGGTTTCACCGAGCAGGGCCCGCTGCCGCGCCCCTTCGACCCCGAGGTCCCGTACGGGGAGAGCGCGCCGCCGTCCGCGCACGGCACGACGCCGCCTTCGGCCTCCCTGCCGCACGCGGCCCCGACGACGACCGTGGCCCGCCCCGTGCCCCCGCCACCCGCGCACCCGCCGGCCCCTGCGCCTGCGGCCCCGCACCCCGCGGCGCCCGAACGGCGGCGCGGCGGCGGGCCACCGGCCCGGGTCGCGGTGCCCGTGCTGCTGCTCGCGCTGCTGTGCTTCGCGGTCGGCTTCTGGGCGCTCACACAGGCCCCCTGA